GGCGATTTCGGTGAACGCCTCGTCCCAGGTGATCTGCTGCCACTGTCCCTCGCCGCGCTCGCCGGTGCGCCGTAGCGGGTGGGTCACCCGGTGGTCGGCGTTGACGTAGTCGGTGTAGCAGGCCCCCTTCTGGCAGCCCCGGGGGTTCGGGTCAGGGAGGTCGTCGTCGAACTGCGGGTAGTCGGCGGCCTGCTCCTCGCGCCAGACCTGCCCGTTCTTCACGTAGACGTTCCACGAACAGGACCCGGTGCAGTTGACGCCGTGGGTGCTCCGGGCGATGTCGTCCCAGTCCCACTGCTCGCGGTAGAGGTCCTCCCACTCGCGGTAGGGGTAGTTGCCGATGTAGTCGGCCCCCTCGACGGGTTCGAGCCCGTCGATCTGGAACGCGTCCTGGCCGAGTCCGGACCCGGCCGCGCCGAACAGCGCGGCCGCGCCCGCTCCCTTGAGGAACGAGCGGCGGTCGATCGTCCGCCGTCCGCCGTCGGCTCGCTGGCTATCACGGTCGTCGGTGGGATCGTTCTCACTCATCGGTAACCTCGCTGTGATCGGTCGCTGGTTCGACGAACACTGTGCTGACCGCGAGCGCCGCGCCGACGACGCCGAGCGCGACGCCCGCGAACGTGTGGCCGCCCGCTTCCAGCCCGCCGGCGACGAGCGCCACGCCGACGAGCTTCGTCAGTCGGTCTACCCATCGATACGTCGTCGGTTCGAGGACGGGGCGCTGGCGGGCGTCAGCCATCGCTCCCACCTCCCGATCCGTCGTCGTCGGGCCGACGCCCCGCTTCCCCGTCGGTATCGGCCGGTTCGGCGTCGTCAGCCGAGTGGTCGGCTTCGGCCGCGTCCGCCTCCGCGCCCCCGTCCGGGGTGATCTCGGGGTGGGTCCCGTAGATGGGGCCGTCGTAGCGGTCGATCGCGAGGTAGGTGATCCCGCCCGCGACCAGCGGTCCCAGGACCGTCGCGGCCAGCAGCACGGGGTTGAGCACACCTGTCGAGAGCCCCGTGATGTCGGCCGCGATGGTGTTCATCCCCGCGATCGAGGCGATCATGATCATGACGACCGCCGCGACGCCGACGGCGGTCTGCCAGGGGCGGGCCAGCGGGTCGACTCCGAAGTGGCGCGGCTCCTCCCGGTAGTCGATGAACGGCCACGCGAACATGACCGCGAAGACGATGCCGGGCAGGAGCATCCCGCCGATGAACTCGGTGCTGACGTGGACGTCCACGACCGGGACGGTGAAGCCGAGCCAGCCCGGCAGGAGCTTCAGGAAGCCGAACACCCACATCAGGAACCAGTCGGGCATGATCAGCGCCGGCGTCCCGGCCGGGTCGTTGGGGCCGTACTCGGCGACGTTGTGGACCGGCAGGAAACCGGCCAGCAGCGACAGCGTCGCCATCGTCAGGAAGAACACGACGGCGCTGATCGCCGCCTGGTTAGGGAAGGCCGGCAGCCCGACCACGATGCTGTCGTCGTCCCGGTCGACGCGCCGGCCGTCCCCGGCCACGTCGTCCTCCCGGGGTGCCTCGGTGTGTTTCTGCCGGACGAGGATCCCCATGTGTACGGCTATCAGCCCGGCGATGACCACCGGGAGGAGGAACACGTGGATGAAGTAGAACCGCGGCACAGTCGCGCTCGACGGATACTCACCCCCGAACACGACCTGCGCGAACACGTCCCCGAGTATGGGTATCGAGTTCGCGATGCTGAACCCGATGCCGGTCGCCGTGCTGGCGAACTCGTCGAACGGCAGCGCGTAGCCGGTGTAGGCCGCGAACATCGAGGAGACGGCGAGCCCCGAGCCGACGACCCAGTTGGGCTCGCGGGGGTTCTGGTAGGCGCCGCTGAAGAAGACGCGCAACATGTGCAACGACAGGGAGGCCACGAACAGGTGGGCCGCCCAGTGGTGCAGGCGCCGCAGGAACATCCCGTACGGGACGTCGTAGGTTATGTTGAGCACGCTGACGAACGATTCGGGCAGCTCCTCGCCCTGATACTCGGCGACGCTGCCGTCGTACTCCACCTCCGACGTCGAGGGCTCGAAGAAGAACCCGAGGAACATGCCCGTCAGCACGAGCATCAGGAAGCAGAACAGCGCGACCTCTCCGAGGAGGTACGAGTCCTCGGCCGGGAACGCCTTCCCGAGGAAGGGCACGTCCCGGTCCAGGTCGAGTCGGTCGTCGAACCACCGGTAGACCCGATCGAGTCGGTCAGCCACGCTCACTCACCTCCGACCCCGATCGGGCCCTCGAAGTCCCCGCCGGCGACCAGCGTCCCGTCGTCGGCGAGCCGCAGCGGGAGCTGCGGGAGCGGCCGCGGTGGCGGCCCGCCGACGACGCTGGCGCCCGACAGCGGGTCGAACTTCCCGGCGTGGCACGGGCAGACGAGGGTCGTCCCCTCGAAGTCCGACACCATACAGCCCGCGTGCGTGCAGACCTTCGAGTAGGCCGCGTACCCGCTGGCGACCCAGTCGGTGTCGGTTCCGTCGCCGTACTCACCCTCCTCGAACCTGACCAGGAGCGTCGGCGCGTCCTCGAGGCCGGGGTTCGACTCGGGGAACACCGTCGCGAAGTCGCCGTACTCCAGGAAGTTCTCGGTCACCGGCTCCCCCTCGTCGTCGACCAGCGCCACGTCGTCGCTGTAGATCGGGCCCTCGTACTCCCGCTCGAACACCTGCGAGAGGCCGGCCAGCGGCGCGGCCAGGCTCCCGACGGCCGTCAGCCCGCCGACGGTAGCCAGGAGTTTGGCGACGTCGCGCCGCTCGACCTCCCCGCGCTCGTCCGCGAGCAGGTCCTCCACGTCGCAGGCGCAGGGGCACTGCTGGCAGGCGTCGACGTCGGGGATGTCTTCGAGCACGCGGCCGACCTCGTCGCCGTCGCGGTCGGACCCCGGCATCAGTGACCCCTCCGTTCGGCGACCTCGACGTGGGGCATGAACCACGCGTAGTAGGCCGCGGTCAGGCCGGCCAGCGAGAGGAACATCCCCGCCGCGTACAGCCCGAAGTACTGGGTCCGCGCGAGGGTGAAGTACTCGGCGGTGAACAGCGCCGCGAAGACGATGGCGAGGGCCGTCAGCCCACCCATCGCGACGATCCCCTCGACCGACTCCGAGGCGTCGCTGTACTCGACGATCCAGCGGTCGTCCGTGCGCAACCACCCGGCGGCCGAGACGCCGCCGTCAGCCAGTTGCTCCGAGGCGGCCTCGTCTCCGACCGCACCGCCGTCGGCGGCCGGCGTTTCGTCACCGGACCCGGCCTCCGTGGCGCCGCGGTCGGGCGGCCGAACCGCCGCGTTCATGAACCGGTGGACCGCGGCGAGCACGCCGAAGAGCGCGAACAGCGCGGCCCAGACGACGACGCCGACCTGGCTCGGTGAGAGGGCGTTGGGCGTGTCCACGAACCCGCCCAGTGGCCGAATCTCGCTGACGCTGTGGTCGAGTTCGACCTCTTCGACGGGGCCCTCGCCCTGGCTCGCGACCACCCACATCGGCGCCAGCACCAGCGCGACGATGACGAGGATCACGGCGGTCGGCCATCTCATCCCTCGTCCCCACTGAGCCCGTGGTCCTGCTCGTCCGTGCCTGCCGGCCGAACGGCGTGAGATGTATGGCGATTCACATGTAGGACAGAAAATTGGAATCTACTTCAATTTGGGGGGTGATACCGCATATCACTCATCTACGATTACGTACCACTGGGTGACGGCGAATCGAGAGACGCGAACCCGTTCGGGTCCGCTGACGGCGACTGGTCTCGTAGTACCGGGACTGCATCCACAGATCTAGTCGCACACACGACGGAAACCTGTCACTTCAGGACGTGCGGACCGTCGCTAGTCGATCCCTTCCAGTTCGGACGGCATGCGGCGTTTCCGGTCACGCCGTCGCGCTTTCCGACACACAGCTATCGGGTCGACGGCGGCAACTCGACGCCGTCTCGGCCGATTCCCGGGGGGAGAGAACGGCCGCGCGTGGTTAATACGGGCCAGCGGCTACTATCTCACATGCAGTATCTGGTCGCAACTGACGGGTCCGACGTTAGCAACACCGCGGTCGAACACGCCGCCAGGGAGGCGAGTACGTGGGACGCCGCCCTCGACGTCGTCCACGTCCTGACGCCCGACGCGAAACTGGTCGAGGGGACCCTCGTGCTACCGGGGGAGGCCGAGGCCGTCGACCACGGGGAGCAGACGCTCGAACGGGCGCGGGAAGTGGCCGCCGAGACCGCGGCGGACGTCGGGACCGAGATCGACGTCGCGACCGAACTGC
This region of Halomicrobium urmianum genomic DNA includes:
- a CDS encoding universal stress protein; translation: MQYLVATDGSDVSNTAVEHAAREASTWDAALDVVHVLTPDAKLVEGTLVLPGEAEAVDHGEQTLERAREVAAETAADVGTEIDVATELLTGRPADAISRYAEDAGVDGIFVGHRGLSDEQERVVGSVAKSVVDKASVPVTIIK
- a CDS encoding cytochrome b yields the protein MADRLDRVYRWFDDRLDLDRDVPFLGKAFPAEDSYLLGEVALFCFLMLVLTGMFLGFFFEPSTSEVEYDGSVAEYQGEELPESFVSVLNITYDVPYGMFLRRLHHWAAHLFVASLSLHMLRVFFSGAYQNPREPNWVVGSGLAVSSMFAAYTGYALPFDEFASTATGIGFSIANSIPILGDVFAQVVFGGEYPSSATVPRFYFIHVFLLPVVIAGLIAVHMGILVRQKHTEAPREDDVAGDGRRVDRDDDSIVVGLPAFPNQAAISAVVFFLTMATLSLLAGFLPVHNVAEYGPNDPAGTPALIMPDWFLMWVFGFLKLLPGWLGFTVPVVDVHVSTEFIGGMLLPGIVFAVMFAWPFIDYREEPRHFGVDPLARPWQTAVGVAAVVMIMIASIAGMNTIAADITGLSTGVLNPVLLAATVLGPLVAGGITYLAIDRYDGPIYGTHPEITPDGGAEADAAEADHSADDAEPADTDGEAGRRPDDDGSGGGSDG
- a CDS encoding Rieske (2Fe-2S) protein, whose translation is MPGSDRDGDEVGRVLEDIPDVDACQQCPCACDVEDLLADERGEVERRDVAKLLATVGGLTAVGSLAAPLAGLSQVFEREYEGPIYSDDVALVDDEGEPVTENFLEYGDFATVFPESNPGLEDAPTLLVRFEEGEYGDGTDTDWVASGYAAYSKVCTHAGCMVSDFEGTTLVCPCHAGKFDPLSGASVVGGPPPRPLPQLPLRLADDGTLVAGGDFEGPIGVGGE